The Bacteroidota bacterium region AGGACGACGTTCTCGCGCCCCGGCAGCGGCCGGCCGAACTGGTGGAGGACCGACTCGAACGTCTTCCGCCCCATGACCAGCGGGTGCCCGAGCGTGAGCCGCTTGAAGTGCTTCAGGTCCTCGGGAATGTGCCACGGCAGGTTCTGCCCGTCGCCGATCACGCGGTTCGCCTCTGCGAGCGCCGCAACGATCACGATCTCAGGCGAGCGACGAGGTACGAGCGACGAGCGACGAGCAGACGCCGAGCGCTCAGGGTTCTCTTTCATTCGTCGTTCGTCGTTCGCCATTCGTCGCTCGTCAGACCGCGACCGCGAAGCGGATCGGGTCGTGGTGCCGGTAGCCGTCGAGATGCACGTCGTCGAAGGTTAGCTCGTCGAGCGGCTTGTCGGCAATCGTGAGGCGCGGGGCCTCGAACGGTCCGCGCGCCAGCTGCTCGCGGAGGCCGTCGACGTGGTTGACGTAGACGTGCGCGTCGATGAGGGTGTGGGCGAAGATGCCCGGCTCTAGCCCGACCTGCTGGGCGATGGCCTGCGTCAGGAGCGCGTAGCACGCGAGGTTGAACGGGACGCCGAGCGCGAGGTCGGCCGACCGCTGGGTGAGGTGGCAGTTGAGGCGCTGCCGCCCGTCCTCGGTCTCTTGCACGTTCAGGACCCACGCGAAGTGGCACGGCGGCAGCTTGCTCACCGCCGCGTTCGCCGGGTGCCAGGCGCTGACCACGAGCCGCCGCGAGGTCGGGTTCCGCCGCAGCTCGTCGACGACGTAGCCGACCTGGTCGAACGACAGCGAGCCGTCGGCCTCGCGCCGGACGTTCGGGTGCTCCGGCCCGGCCCACGCCTCGCCGTCGAGCCCCGCGCCCTCGGCCGGGATCGGGAAGCGCCGCCAGAACC contains the following coding sequences:
- the thyA gene encoding thymidylate synthase, translated to MHVTDSVATSAADRAYLEVVRRVLETGTRKRNRTGTDTVSSFAESYKVDLADGYPLLTTKKVYFDSMLREVLWYLSGAPHIRDLREHTKIWDAWADDEGRLETAYGRFWRRFPIPAEGAGLDGEAWAGPEHPNVRREADGSLSFDQVGYVVDELRRNPTSRRLVVSAWHPANAAVSKLPPCHFAWVLNVQETEDGRQRLNCHLTQRSADLALGVPFNLACYALLTQAIAQQVGLEPGIFAHTLIDAHVYVNHVDGLREQLARGPFEAPRLTIADKPLDELTFDDVHLDGYRHHDPIRFAVAV